A single Curtobacterium sp. MCJR17_020 DNA region contains:
- a CDS encoding glycosyltransferase: MRGLLVHEWIEAVGGAERVLDAMADEYPDADLFALWNDAPDRYSGRRVIESTIARTPLRGRKALAVPLLPTLWSHGLRRLDEYDWALVSSHLFAHQARVPGVDPAQQFTYVHTPARYLWNPELDARGASAAARIAGPVLRAVDRRRARGLHNVAANSRFVQQRIRDCWGVDSVVIHPPVGVERLTAVDEWSDVLGDCDRALLESLPVGFVLGASRFVPYKRLDVVIAAGRASGRPVVLAGDGPDLERLQDLAQSSGADVRFVVRPSDALLAALLQRAAVYVFPPVEDFGIMPVEAMALGTPVVVNASGGACDSVEAGRSGIVLDDFADATLRSAVDVAVGLDADACRQRAETFSTARFQHEVASWTGIRSVSRV, encoded by the coding sequence GTGCGCGGACTGTTGGTGCATGAGTGGATCGAGGCCGTCGGCGGCGCCGAGCGGGTCCTCGACGCGATGGCGGACGAGTACCCCGACGCCGATCTCTTCGCACTCTGGAACGACGCTCCGGACCGGTACTCCGGCCGCCGGGTCATCGAGAGCACGATCGCCCGGACACCGCTCCGAGGCCGGAAGGCGCTGGCGGTCCCGCTCCTCCCGACACTGTGGTCACACGGCCTCCGGCGACTGGACGAGTACGACTGGGCCCTCGTCAGTTCGCACCTGTTCGCGCACCAGGCCCGCGTCCCTGGCGTCGACCCGGCGCAGCAGTTCACCTACGTCCACACCCCGGCCCGGTACCTCTGGAACCCGGAGCTCGACGCCCGTGGTGCCTCGGCCGCCGCGCGCATCGCCGGACCGGTCCTCCGGGCGGTCGACCGCCGACGGGCCCGCGGTCTGCACAACGTCGCCGCGAACAGCCGGTTCGTGCAACAGCGCATCCGCGACTGCTGGGGCGTCGACTCGGTGGTCATCCATCCACCGGTCGGTGTCGAACGACTCACCGCCGTCGACGAATGGTCGGACGTGCTGGGCGACTGTGATCGGGCCTTGCTCGAGTCCCTGCCGGTGGGCTTCGTACTCGGGGCATCGCGGTTCGTGCCGTACAAGCGGCTCGACGTCGTCATCGCGGCTGGTCGCGCTTCGGGGCGTCCGGTGGTGCTCGCGGGCGACGGGCCCGACCTCGAGCGACTGCAGGACCTCGCGCAGTCGTCCGGCGCGGATGTCCGGTTCGTCGTCCGCCCCTCGGACGCACTCCTCGCCGCCCTGTTGCAGCGCGCCGCCGTCTACGTGTTCCCGCCGGTCGAGGACTTCGGCATCATGCCCGTCGAGGCCATGGCGCTCGGCACCCCGGTCGTCGTGAACGCCTCGGGCGGCGCGTGCGACTCCGTCGAGGCGGGGCGCAGCGGCATCGTGCTCGACGACTTCGCGGACGCCACCCTGCGTTCGGCCGTCGACGTGGCCGTCGGGCTCGACGCCGACGCGTGTCGTCAGCGCGCCGAGACCTTCTCGACGGCGCGCTTCCAGCACGAGGTCGCATCGTGGACCGGCATCCGCAGCGTCTCGCGCGTGTGA
- a CDS encoding low molecular weight phosphatase family protein, whose product MTAILIVCEGNVCRSPYVERVLQARLDAVAPGRFSVSSAGTAAVADSAMFPRSADAVRCAGGDPEGFAATPLTAAVLADHALVLTLEREHRAAVLDLAPVLLRRTFTLREFARLARPLLVQDEVHTGFWDDFPRLVARSRLATAPAEPADDDITDPVRGDAADHERMCELANEAIAVLVACAERATEGADRARTVGA is encoded by the coding sequence GTGACCGCCATCCTCATCGTCTGCGAGGGGAACGTCTGCCGTTCCCCGTACGTCGAACGCGTGCTGCAGGCGCGCCTCGACGCCGTCGCACCTGGCCGGTTCAGCGTGTCGAGTGCCGGTACCGCCGCGGTGGCGGACAGCGCGATGTTCCCGCGCTCCGCCGACGCAGTCCGGTGCGCGGGTGGCGATCCCGAGGGCTTCGCCGCGACACCGCTGACCGCAGCCGTGCTCGCCGACCACGCGCTCGTGCTCACCCTCGAGCGCGAGCACCGGGCCGCGGTCCTCGACCTCGCCCCCGTGCTGCTCCGACGCACGTTCACCCTCCGCGAGTTCGCTCGCCTCGCTCGGCCCCTGCTGGTGCAAGACGAGGTCCACACGGGCTTCTGGGACGACTTCCCGCGCCTCGTCGCGCGGTCGCGGCTCGCCACCGCCCCCGCTGAACCCGCAGACGACGACATCACCGATCCGGTCCGTGGCGACGCGGCCGACCACGAGCGCATGTGCGAGCTGGCGAACGAGGCGATCGCCGTCCTCGTCGCGTGCGCCGAGCGAGCAACGGAAGGAGCGGACCGTGCGCGGACTGTTGGTGCATGA